A window of Pseudomonadota bacterium genomic DNA:
NNNNNNNNNNNNNNNNNNNNNNNNNNNNNNNNNNNNNNNNNNNNNNNNNNNNNNNNNNNNNNNNNNNNNNNNNNNNNNNCCACTCTCCGGATTTGGCCCGCAGGCGATGTTCTGTCTGGTAGACAGGACTGCGCCCTTCCAGATGGTCGGTTAAAGCTGCCATCACGGTCTCAATTTCATCCGGGTGCATCAGTTTCTCCCAGCTGCTCACATTCGGCTCAATTTCATCCGGTGCGTACCCCAGCATCTGCGCCCAGCGCTCGTTGAACACCACCTCGCCGGTGGGGATGCGCCAGTCCCACAGTCCCAGCTCTGCCCCTTTCAAGACCAGTTCCAGGCGTTCTTCATTGGCTTGCAGGGCTGTCTTTTCCGCCCGGAGACGGCGCAGCGCGTTGGTCAATAAATACAACAGGACTACTATAACCAAAATACCGGCGATGGATGCCGCCAGCGTGATGACAAATTCTAAATAATAGCCGCTGATGGTGGCGTCATCGTTGTAAGAGACGATATACGCCGCCTGTTGGCCCTGCGTGTTTTTAACCGGAAAAAAAACCACCAGCCGCGCCGCGTTGAACGCTTTGGCCTCGACCGCAAAGCCTTCGCCGGCCTTGAGCCTCTCCTGTATTTTTGGTTTCAGAACGGCATTGATGGCTTGCAGCGTATCGCCTACGGCATAATGCCGTTCGTACAGGTAATCATCGCTTAAGTCGCCTGGCTGGTAGTTTATTTGCTCATCGGCAAAAACCTTGTCTTCAACGAGATGACGCTGAATGATAAAAGCGTACTTGTCGGGAAACTGCTGCTCCATCCGCCGACGAATGGCGTCAAAGCCCATG
This region includes:
- a CDS encoding PAS domain-containing protein — encoded protein: MSRKKITMQIVFLAIFFVSAGAAVLLNYRNFEQKRDGHYARLQDQLSTAYGLTTFANQELARIAFKSFINQPEILELYKQANSTDEDVRSAVREQLLKKLGPLYERLQLRNVSQLHFHLPNGESFLRFHRPEKYGDSLKGLRYSVDKANRELVEVSGFEEGRVMNSFRNVFPLVYNGKHLGSVEISMGFDAIRRRMEQQFPDKYAFIIQRHLVEDKVFADEQINYQPGDLSDDYLYERHYAVGDTLQAINAVLKPKIQERLKAGEGFAVEAKAFNAARLVVFFPVKNTQGQQAAYIVSYNDDATISGYYLEFVITLAASIAGILVIVVLLYLLTNALRRLRAEKTALQANEERLELVLKGAELGLWDWRIPTGEVVFNERWAQMLGYAPDEIEPNVSSWEKLMHPDEIETVMAALTDHLEGRSPVYQTEHRLRAKSGEW